The Melospiza georgiana isolate bMelGeo1 chromosome Z, bMelGeo1.pri, whole genome shotgun sequence genome contains a region encoding:
- the LOC131095763 gene encoding tetraspanin-36-like, translated as MDCGVITSKTVLLLLSLAFWAAAAGLSYVGAYVIHTYKSYDSFLQDKYALLPAVIIICVAAVMFIIGLIGCCATFRESRVGLGLFLAIILVIFIAEVSAFVFGFVYREKVKTDVQGTMRSIFEKYDGQNPESRVVDYLQEQLHCCGVKNYSDWTTSQWFNSTGNNSVPQSCCQQEAKNCTGHLDQPQELNTRGCAQELESGLQSVISYAMLVILGFAIIKFFGMLSVCVLTCKKEESGYQPLNSWVFA; from the exons GCGGCAGCAGCAGGCCTCAGCTATGTCGGGGCGTACGTCATCCACACCTACAAGAGCTACGACAGCTTTCTGCAGGACAAGTACGCCCTGCTGCCGGCCGTGATCATCATTTGCGTGGCCGCGGTGATGTTCATCATCGGCCTGATCGGCTGCTGCGCCACCTTCCGCGAGTCCCGCGTGGGCCTGGGGCTG ttcttgGCCATTATCCTGGTTATCTTCATTGCAGAAGTGTCCGCTTTTGTCTTTGGATTTGTTTACAGAGAAAAG GTAAAAACTGATGTGCAAGGTACAATGCGCTCCATCTTTGAGAAGTATGATGGCCAAAACCCAGAGTCTAGGGTTGTGGATTACTTGCAAGAACag CTTCACTGCTGCGGGGTTAAGAACTACAGCGACTGGACCACCAGCCAGTGGTTTAATTCCACTGGGAACAACAGtgttcctcagagctgctgccagcaagagGCCAAGAACTGCACGGGGCACCTGGATCAGCCACAGGAACTCAACACACGG ggctgtgctcaggaacTGGAGTCTGGGCTGCAGAGCGTTATCAGCTATGCCATGCTTGTAATCCTGGGGTTTGCCATCATAAAG TTCTTCGGCATGCTGAGTGTCTGTGTGCTTACTTGCAAGAAGGAAGAAAGTGGGTATCAGCCTCTTAACTCATGGGTGTTTGCCTAA